Proteins from a genomic interval of Meiothermus sp.:
- the lysW gene encoding lysine biosynthesis protein LysW, with protein sequence MTAECVECGSPIELESPELGELVVCETCGAELEVVGLEPLRLQTAPEEAEDWGE encoded by the coding sequence ATGACAGCCGAGTGTGTGGAATGTGGAAGCCCGATCGAACTGGAGAGCCCTGAGCTGGGGGAGCTGGTGGTTTGTGAGACCTGTGGTGCGGAGCTCGAGGTGGTGGGGCTGGAGCCCCTGAGGCTACAGACGGCCCCCGAGGAAGCGGAGGACTGGGGCGAGTAA
- a CDS encoding paraquat-inducible protein A produces the protein MDIEVICPVCNEPNYLLAEDLEELTPDDYLECESCGAYLQVLSTDPLEVVAIEDGEEGFFVDCPECGLTFEVDGSEEEVVCPECGHRFAPDWSEIDEEDDLE, from the coding sequence ATGGATATAGAAGTGATCTGTCCGGTATGCAACGAGCCCAACTACCTGCTCGCCGAAGACCTCGAGGAGCTCACACCCGATGATTACCTGGAGTGTGAGTCCTGCGGGGCCTATCTGCAAGTTCTTTCGACCGACCCGCTCGAGGTGGTGGCAATCGAAGATGGTGAAGAAGGTTTTTTTGTAGACTGCCCCGAGTGCGGCCTGACCTTCGAGGTGGATGGCAGCGAAGAAGAGGTGGTATGCCCCGAGTGCGGGCACCGTTTTGCGCCGGACTGGTCGGAGATAGACGAGGAAGACGATCTGGAATAG
- the lysX gene encoding lysine biosynthesis protein LysX — translation MLAILYDRIRPDEEMLFKAAEGLGIPFKKIYAKQMPMRLGERPPELEGVTCAVERLVSQSKGLAVSRYLKSLGIPVVNAPEVIEVCGDKWATSCALEAHGVPQPKTALATEAEEALKLIEQMGYPVVMKPVVGSWGRLLSLIRDRDAAETVLEHKEVLGGYQHQLFYIQELVDKGGRDIRAFVVGDTCIGAIYRSSTHWITNTARGGKASNCPVTPELAELAVRAARAVGGGVVAIDLFESPRGLLVNEVNHTMEFKNSVSTTGVDIPARILEYAWSLRLR, via the coding sequence ATGCTGGCGATTCTGTACGACCGCATCCGCCCCGACGAGGAGATGCTCTTCAAGGCTGCCGAGGGGCTGGGCATTCCTTTCAAGAAAATCTACGCCAAGCAGATGCCCATGCGCCTGGGGGAACGCCCGCCGGAGCTCGAGGGCGTTACCTGTGCGGTGGAGCGCCTGGTCTCCCAGAGCAAGGGTCTGGCGGTCTCGCGCTACTTAAAAAGCCTGGGGATTCCGGTGGTGAACGCCCCGGAAGTGATCGAGGTGTGCGGGGACAAATGGGCCACAAGCTGTGCCCTGGAGGCCCATGGGGTGCCCCAGCCCAAGACCGCCCTGGCCACCGAGGCCGAGGAAGCCCTCAAGCTGATCGAGCAGATGGGCTACCCGGTGGTGATGAAGCCGGTGGTGGGGAGCTGGGGCCGCCTGCTCTCGCTGATCCGCGACCGCGATGCCGCCGAGACGGTGCTCGAGCACAAGGAGGTGCTGGGGGGCTACCAGCACCAGCTTTTCTACATACAGGAGCTGGTGGACAAAGGCGGCCGGGACATCCGGGCCTTTGTGGTGGGGGATACCTGCATTGGGGCCATTTACCGCTCCTCGACCCACTGGATTACCAACACCGCCCGCGGGGGCAAGGCCTCCAACTGCCCGGTGACGCCCGAGCTGGCCGAGCTGGCGGTCAGGGCGGCCCGGGCGGTGGGGGGTGGGGTGGTGGCCATCGACCTGTTCGAGTCGCCTCGAGGCCTGCTGGTCAACGAGGTCAACCACACCATGGAGTTCAAGAACTCGGTGAGCACCACCGGGGTGGACATCCCGGCCAGGATTCTGGAGTACGCCTGGAGCTTGCGACTGCGTTAG
- a CDS encoding homoaconitate hydratase (catalyzes the formation of homoisocitrate from cis-homoaconitate), producing MPRVWKFGDAINTDDILPGKYAPFMVGEDKFHTYAFAHLRPDFAANYQPGDILVCGKNTGLGSSREYAPEALRKLGLKAIIAKSYARIFYRNLVNLGIMPFEAPEVVEALQDGDEVELDFEQGLLRRGAETFRLRPPPAFLLEALKEGSILEYYRKYGRFPGEGLEG from the coding sequence ATGCCTAGGGTCTGGAAGTTTGGCGATGCCATCAACACCGACGACATTTTGCCGGGCAAGTATGCCCCTTTTATGGTGGGTGAGGATAAGTTCCACACCTATGCTTTTGCCCACCTTCGACCCGATTTTGCCGCCAACTACCAGCCGGGCGATATTCTGGTTTGCGGTAAGAACACCGGCCTGGGCTCTTCGCGCGAGTATGCCCCGGAAGCCCTGCGCAAGCTGGGTCTGAAGGCCATTATCGCCAAGAGCTACGCCCGTATCTTTTATCGCAACCTGGTTAACCTGGGCATCATGCCCTTTGAGGCCCCGGAGGTGGTGGAGGCCTTGCAGGATGGCGACGAGGTGGAGCTGGACTTCGAGCAGGGCCTTTTGCGGCGCGGGGCCGAGACCTTCCGGCTCCGCCCGCCCCCGGCCTTTCTGCTGGAAGCCCTCAAAGAGGGCAGCATTTTGGAGTACTACCGCAAGTATGGGCGGTTTCCTGGTGAAGGTCTTGAAGGGTAA
- the argC gene encoding N-acetyl-gamma-glutamyl-phosphate reductase yields the protein MSEKKTVSIVGGSGYAGGEFLRLALGHPYLEVKQVTSRRMMGDPVTLVHPNLRGRTNLKFVDPASLEPCDILVLSMPHGVAAKEFEKYQHLAPVIVDLSADFRLKNLDLYRKYYGEDHPRPDLVGQWVYGNPELYREALKTANYIACCGCNATATILGLYPLLQEGLLAPGPIFATVMISTSAAGAEPSLASHHPERAGSIRAYKPTGHRHTAEIRENLPGQPELHLTAIATDRVRGILMTAQTFLRQGLSEKEVWGAYRKVYGAEPFIRLVKLKKGIHRYPDPNVVEGTNYCDVGFELEEDTGRLVVIAAIDNLVKGTAGHAIQSLNVRMGWPETTGLEFSGLHP from the coding sequence ATGAGCGAGAAAAAGACGGTTTCGATTGTGGGGGGCTCCGGCTACGCCGGGGGGGAGTTCTTGCGGCTGGCCCTGGGGCACCCGTACCTCGAGGTCAAACAGGTCACCTCGCGCCGCATGATGGGCGACCCGGTCACGCTGGTGCACCCCAACCTGCGGGGTCGCACCAACCTGAAGTTTGTGGATCCGGCCAGCCTCGAGCCCTGTGATATTCTGGTGCTTTCCATGCCGCACGGGGTGGCGGCCAAGGAGTTCGAAAAATACCAGCACCTGGCCCCCGTGATCGTGGATCTGTCGGCAGACTTTCGCCTGAAGAACCTGGATCTGTACAGGAAATACTACGGCGAAGACCACCCCCGTCCCGACCTTGTGGGCCAGTGGGTCTACGGCAACCCCGAGCTGTACCGCGAGGCCCTCAAAACCGCCAACTACATCGCCTGCTGTGGCTGTAATGCCACCGCCACCATCCTGGGCCTCTACCCCTTGCTGCAAGAGGGCCTGCTGGCCCCTGGGCCCATCTTCGCCACGGTGATGATCTCCACCAGCGCCGCCGGGGCCGAGCCCAGCCTGGCCTCGCACCACCCCGAACGCGCGGGCAGCATCCGGGCCTACAAGCCCACCGGCCACCGTCACACCGCCGAAATTCGCGAGAACCTGCCGGGCCAGCCCGAGCTTCACCTGACTGCCATCGCCACCGACCGGGTGCGCGGCATCCTGATGACCGCCCAGACCTTTTTGCGCCAGGGCCTGAGCGAAAAAGAGGTCTGGGGGGCCTACCGCAAGGTGTATGGGGCGGAGCCTTTCATCCGCCTGGTGAAGCTCAAGAAGGGCATCCACCGCTACCCCGACCCCAACGTGGTGGAGGGCACCAACTACTGCGATGTGGGCTTCGAGCTGGAAGAGGATACCGGGCGGTTGGTGGTGATTGCGGCCATTGACAACCTGGTCAAGGGAACTGCGGGCCACGCCATCCAGAGCCTGAACGTGCGGATGGGCTGGCCCGAGACCACCGGCCTCGAGTTCAGCGGGCTGCATCCGTAG
- a CDS encoding 3-isopropylmalate dehydratase large subunit, with translation MGLTMAEKILSARAGRQVRAGELVVVEVDQVMVVDSIAGSFFKRLEQLGATPRFPEKVAIVIDHVAPAANVEVAKAQKEIRAWGNRYGCRVFDVGRGICHQVLVEERLALPGGIVLGSDSHSTTYGGIGCFGSGMGATDIALAAASGRTWLRVPETVKVTFRGQLAPGVTAKDAALEMIRVLTADGATYMSIEMHLVDGAEALSRSQRLTLANLTVEAGAKCGLVVPSGEILELYEVPDWLYPDPDAVYVREIEIDLAALTPRVSVPFYVDNVEDVAKVRGKKVDQVFVGTCTNGRLDDLHQVAEILKGRKVAPGVRLLVIPASSQVLEEATADGTLLTLLQAGATLGTPGCGPCMGRHQGVLAPGEVCVSTSNRNFRGRMGAADAEIYLASPRVAAASAVAGYITTPEELEVTHA, from the coding sequence ATGGGGCTGACTATGGCCGAAAAAATCCTGTCTGCACGAGCCGGGCGTCAGGTGCGAGCAGGTGAGTTGGTAGTGGTTGAGGTAGACCAGGTGATGGTGGTGGACTCCATCGCCGGGAGTTTTTTCAAGCGACTGGAGCAATTGGGCGCCACACCGCGTTTCCCGGAAAAGGTCGCCATCGTGATTGACCATGTGGCCCCTGCGGCCAACGTGGAGGTAGCCAAGGCGCAGAAAGAAATTCGGGCGTGGGGCAACCGGTATGGCTGCCGGGTGTTCGACGTGGGGCGGGGCATCTGCCACCAGGTGCTGGTGGAGGAGCGCCTGGCCTTGCCAGGGGGTATTGTGCTGGGCTCGGACAGCCACTCCACCACCTACGGCGGCATCGGCTGCTTTGGCAGTGGGATGGGGGCCACCGACATCGCACTGGCTGCGGCCTCGGGGCGCACCTGGCTGCGCGTGCCGGAAACCGTCAAGGTCACCTTCCGGGGGCAGCTCGCACCGGGCGTGACCGCCAAGGATGCGGCCCTCGAGATGATTCGAGTGCTGACCGCCGATGGGGCTACCTACATGAGCATTGAGATGCACCTGGTAGATGGGGCCGAGGCCCTGAGCCGTAGCCAGCGCCTGACCCTGGCCAACCTTACGGTGGAGGCTGGGGCCAAGTGTGGGCTGGTGGTGCCCAGCGGCGAGATTCTGGAGCTGTACGAGGTGCCCGACTGGCTCTACCCCGACCCCGATGCGGTTTACGTGCGCGAGATCGAGATCGATCTGGCGGCCCTGACCCCCCGGGTCTCGGTGCCGTTTTATGTGGATAACGTGGAGGATGTAGCCAAGGTGAGGGGTAAGAAGGTGGATCAGGTGTTTGTGGGCACCTGCACCAACGGACGGCTGGACGACCTGCACCAGGTGGCCGAAATTCTCAAAGGCCGTAAAGTGGCGCCGGGGGTGCGGCTGCTGGTGATACCGGCCAGTTCGCAGGTACTCGAGGAGGCCACTGCCGATGGCACCCTGCTCACCCTGCTGCAGGCCGGGGCCACGCTGGGCACCCCGGGCTGTGGGCCCTGTATGGGACGGCACCAGGGCGTGCTGGCCCCCGGCGAGGTGTGCGTGAGCACCTCCAACCGCAACTTTAGGGGTCGGATGGGGGCGGCCGATGCCGAAATTTACCTGGCCTCGCCCCGGGTGGCCGCTGCTTCGGCGGTTGCCGGTTACATCACCACCCCGGAAGAACTGGAGGTGACCCATGCCTAG
- a CDS encoding HD domain-containing phosphohydrolase, with amino-acid sequence MTVFIMDDEPSSVALLQRTLERVGFSRIYATTDPTRFEEFLHRLNPDVILLDMHMPQRSSLEILRFLQEHRKDNGYLPVLVLTSDATAAAKHRALNLGAADFLHKPFDLLEVVLRVRHLLEIRYLHLRLKDENLRLETAVQARTQELQEAHLDVLRRLAYAAEFRDDDTGSHVHRVAENASRLAQRLGLEAGWVEVIRRAAPLHDIGKIAIPDAILRKTSRLTPEEYELMKSHTVVGAAMLEGGKSVYLQMAQRIARSHHEHFDGSGYPDGLKGEAIPLEARIVAVVDVFDALVSQRPFKQAWPVPEAVAEIRRQAGLHFDPATVEAFLRCVRAGDVLLPDTLVG; translated from the coding sequence ATGACCGTTTTTATTATGGACGATGAGCCATCCAGCGTGGCGTTATTGCAGAGAACCCTCGAGCGTGTAGGATTTTCCCGCATATACGCAACCACCGACCCAACCCGTTTCGAGGAGTTTTTGCACCGGCTTAATCCCGACGTCATCCTCCTGGATATGCACATGCCGCAGCGGAGCAGCCTGGAGATACTCAGATTTTTACAAGAACACCGGAAGGACAACGGATATTTGCCGGTTCTGGTGCTCACGTCCGACGCCACCGCTGCGGCCAAGCACCGGGCCCTCAACCTTGGGGCTGCCGATTTTTTGCATAAGCCCTTTGATCTGCTCGAAGTGGTGCTCCGGGTGCGCCATCTGCTGGAGATCCGCTATTTGCACCTGCGGCTAAAGGACGAAAACCTGCGCCTGGAGACGGCGGTGCAGGCCCGTACCCAGGAGCTGCAAGAGGCGCACCTGGATGTGCTAAGGCGTTTGGCCTATGCAGCGGAGTTTCGCGATGACGATACGGGCTCGCACGTACACAGGGTGGCGGAAAATGCCAGCCGATTGGCCCAGCGTTTAGGCTTGGAGGCTGGCTGGGTCGAGGTGATCCGGCGGGCTGCGCCCTTGCACGACATTGGAAAGATCGCCATACCAGATGCCATTCTCCGCAAAACCTCCCGGCTCACCCCCGAGGAGTACGAACTTATGAAAAGCCATACCGTGGTGGGTGCGGCGATGCTCGAGGGGGGCAAGTCGGTTTACCTGCAAATGGCCCAGCGAATTGCCCGCTCCCACCACGAACATTTTGATGGAAGCGGCTACCCAGACGGCTTGAAGGGTGAGGCCATCCCGTTAGAAGCCCGCATTGTAGCGGTGGTGGATGTGTTTGATGCCCTGGTGAGCCAACGACCCTTCAAACAAGCCTGGCCTGTGCCGGAGGCCGTGGCAGAAATTAGGCGCCAGGCAGGTCTTCATTTTGATCCCGCAACGGTTGAGGCGTTCTTGCGGTGTGTTCGTGCCGGGGATGTTTTGTTGCCAGACACATTGGTCGGGTAG
- a CDS encoding LeuA family protein, producing the protein MPAPTQAHRIEIVDTTFRDGQQSPLLFDTEKYRFTLEEKKVLMTGLLELGVTHFEFFSPVVGVAEAQDVRELIAHASALSQKPLRFLAHCRCNLEDIGRALEIGCNGLNLYLGVSPLAQQHNAQKSLEESVQLAQEVIAATRAAHPDLYIRFSAEDAFRTPLEDIFCLYDAVYPYVNTLGMPDTVGIAEPEDVSAVVAQLRQRYPEVALECHFHNDRGLALANVIAAVRAGVRYVDASIWGLAERSGIPSVTGVLFNLSKRYPEIAQQYNLSQCYPLNVLMASILGTLVPYTEPVSLTNRTHTAGVHQKAVLNEKKVYEAHNLHDFGVDKNQLLLGPLSGWNLIYYYLKEVEGFVISKEQAKQIAQEFKGRTGEIGRQKKPEELLLEIAEAYGLPRHTLPEEVPTARLENLD; encoded by the coding sequence ATGCCAGCGCCCACCCAAGCCCACCGCATTGAAATTGTGGATACCACCTTCCGTGATGGCCAGCAGTCACCGCTTTTGTTCGATACTGAGAAGTATCGCTTCACACTGGAAGAGAAGAAGGTGCTGATGACCGGCTTGCTCGAGCTGGGGGTTACCCACTTCGAGTTTTTTTCGCCGGTGGTGGGGGTGGCCGAGGCGCAGGATGTGCGGGAGCTGATAGCCCATGCCAGCGCGCTTAGCCAGAAGCCCCTTCGCTTTCTGGCCCACTGCCGCTGCAACCTGGAAGACATTGGGCGGGCGCTCGAGATCGGCTGCAACGGTCTGAACCTCTACCTGGGGGTTTCGCCTCTGGCCCAGCAGCACAATGCCCAAAAATCCCTGGAGGAATCGGTTCAACTGGCCCAGGAGGTGATTGCTGCTACCCGCGCGGCCCACCCCGACCTGTATATCCGATTTAGCGCCGAGGATGCCTTTCGTACCCCGCTCGAGGACATTTTTTGCCTCTACGATGCGGTTTACCCCTACGTGAATACCCTGGGCATGCCCGACACCGTGGGCATCGCCGAGCCCGAGGACGTGAGCGCTGTGGTGGCCCAGCTACGCCAGCGCTATCCTGAGGTGGCACTCGAGTGCCACTTCCATAACGACCGGGGCCTGGCCCTGGCCAACGTAATTGCCGCGGTGCGGGCGGGGGTGCGCTATGTGGACGCCTCCATCTGGGGCCTGGCTGAGCGTTCGGGCATCCCCTCGGTCACGGGGGTGCTCTTCAACCTCTCGAAGCGCTACCCTGAGATTGCCCAGCAGTACAACTTAAGCCAGTGCTATCCCCTCAATGTGCTGATGGCCTCTATTCTGGGTACGCTGGTGCCCTACACCGAGCCGGTCTCGCTTACCAACCGCACCCATACCGCCGGCGTGCACCAGAAAGCTGTTCTGAATGAAAAGAAAGTCTACGAGGCCCACAACCTGCACGACTTTGGGGTGGATAAAAACCAACTGCTGCTAGGGCCGCTATCGGGCTGGAACCTGATTTACTACTATCTGAAAGAAGTGGAAGGTTTCGTGATTAGCAAGGAGCAGGCCAAGCAGATTGCGCAAGAGTTCAAGGGCCGCACCGGCGAGATTGGGCGCCAGAAGAAACCCGAGGAACTCCTGCTGGAAATTGCAGAGGCGTATGGCCTGCCACGCCATACCCTGCCCGAAGAAGTGCCCACCGCACGTTTGGAAAACCTGGACTGA
- a CDS encoding ABC transporter substrate-binding protein, translating to MRFLIVLLVGLGWALAQRPIDIPFWHTAGPPGQEPLEEMIREFNARQRDYRIVPSFVGDYREGGLKLLAALRSGGAPALFHAEISFLGRMVQDNVAQPLDEYLGSLPGDFYPGFLETGKLRGRTYGLPIGLSVPVLFYNADQFSSKGLSAPRTWDDVVTAAQRLTTRAAKGYTVSSDIYSFVVLVMSRGGSIVNSQGRPDFANPKVVESLEFLQGMVRKNIAQSRNIAEAQFSVADFLRTKTFMGVAPITLWPLIENRAPIPFRLGVAAVPRVEGGKVPLAGGTLVVLRGASEQQIRGAVAFWRFAMEPANIAKWVKATYYMPMRRAAQPLLEDFYKEDPRRRVAFSQVEHADVWLQDPEFTIWYSFLEDALERALKGNANARQVLEEAQRRANSVERR from the coding sequence ATGCGTTTTTTGATCGTGCTGTTGGTGGGTCTGGGGTGGGCTTTGGCCCAGCGCCCGATCGATATCCCTTTTTGGCATACGGCGGGGCCTCCAGGCCAGGAGCCTCTGGAGGAGATGATTCGCGAGTTCAACGCTCGGCAGCGGGACTACCGGATTGTGCCTAGCTTTGTGGGGGACTACCGCGAGGGGGGGTTAAAGCTCTTGGCGGCGCTGCGTTCCGGTGGCGCGCCAGCGCTGTTTCACGCCGAGATCTCTTTCCTGGGGCGGATGGTTCAAGATAACGTAGCCCAGCCTCTGGATGAATACTTGGGAAGCCTGCCCGGAGATTTTTATCCTGGATTTTTGGAGACCGGCAAGCTGCGAGGCCGCACCTACGGGCTGCCCATAGGCCTCTCGGTTCCGGTGCTGTTCTATAACGCCGACCAGTTTAGCTCTAAGGGATTGAGCGCGCCGCGCACATGGGACGATGTGGTAACTGCGGCCCAACGCCTGACTACCCGTGCCGCCAAAGGCTACACGGTCTCGAGCGACATCTACAGCTTTGTGGTGCTGGTAATGAGCCGCGGGGGATCCATCGTCAACAGCCAGGGCCGCCCCGACTTCGCCAACCCCAAAGTGGTTGAGAGCCTCGAGTTCTTACAGGGCATGGTGCGGAAGAACATCGCCCAGAGCCGGAACATCGCCGAGGCCCAGTTCTCTGTAGCCGACTTTTTGCGCACCAAAACCTTTATGGGCGTTGCGCCCATTACCCTGTGGCCGCTGATCGAGAACCGCGCCCCTATCCCTTTCAGGCTGGGAGTTGCAGCGGTACCCCGCGTGGAAGGTGGAAAAGTACCGCTGGCGGGTGGCACCCTGGTGGTGCTCCGCGGGGCTAGCGAGCAGCAGATCCGCGGTGCAGTGGCCTTCTGGCGCTTCGCTATGGAGCCGGCTAACATCGCCAAATGGGTCAAGGCCACCTACTACATGCCCATGCGCCGGGCTGCTCAGCCTTTGCTGGAAGACTTTTACAAAGAAGATCCCCGTCGTCGGGTGGCCTTCAGCCAGGTAGAGCACGCCGACGTGTGGCTGCAAGACCCCGAGTTTACCATCTGGTATAGCTTCCTGGAGGATGCCCTCGAGCGCGCCCTGAAAGGCAACGCCAACGCCAGACAGGTGCTGGAAGAGGCCCAGCGCCGCGCCAACAGCGTTGAGCGCCGCTGA
- a CDS encoding S8/S53 family peptidase: MYHKQGPSLQSHNASAQNLGAQRVQDLGGGWSLYRTQPGQEAKAAQQLYQQGLGQYVQPEYLYQPTSLAVPPNNPSYLAEQAPLFQQMKIEQAWQKLRAGNARCPTPVIAVIDTGVYTQRSDLAPNLTPPDSWLDVVGKDLSNPRPIRGTVEPEPGTGASHGTQVASIIAATTNNGTALAGVGYNLLRVLPIKVFDANQQTGALQVAQALEYAAGATQIAGQLFVNPTPAQVVNLSLSISAPGFSDPYLEHVLEQVTQQGLVVVASSGNADLPAVGYPASSPFVIAVGATDASQARAHWLSGYASNYGEGLEFVAPGTGVPVAHGPNPGAYALAYGTSASAPFISGAIGLYLLQQQLLGQTPPSSPSARLAQVRACLTSAAQNSAAWDSQIGYGLVDVGKVVEPSNPPCFPRG, encoded by the coding sequence GTGTATCACAAACAAGGGCCGAGCCTGCAAAGCCACAACGCCAGCGCGCAAAACCTGGGGGCCCAGCGGGTGCAGGATCTGGGCGGAGGCTGGAGCCTGTACCGCACCCAGCCGGGGCAGGAAGCCAAAGCCGCCCAACAACTGTACCAGCAGGGCCTGGGACAGTACGTGCAACCCGAATACCTCTACCAGCCCACCAGCCTGGCCGTACCCCCCAACAACCCCAGCTACCTGGCGGAGCAGGCCCCCCTGTTCCAGCAGATGAAGATCGAACAAGCCTGGCAAAAGCTAAGAGCGGGCAATGCGAGATGCCCAACACCGGTCATCGCCGTGATCGACACCGGCGTGTACACTCAGCGGAGCGATCTAGCCCCCAACCTAACCCCCCCGGATAGCTGGCTGGATGTGGTGGGTAAAGACCTCAGCAATCCCCGGCCCATCCGGGGTACAGTGGAGCCTGAGCCCGGCACCGGTGCCAGCCATGGAACGCAGGTAGCCAGCATCATCGCCGCCACTACCAACAACGGAACGGCCTTGGCCGGTGTGGGCTATAACCTGTTGCGCGTACTGCCCATCAAGGTATTTGACGCCAACCAGCAAACCGGCGCGCTGCAAGTAGCCCAGGCGCTGGAATATGCGGCCGGAGCAACCCAAATTGCCGGTCAGCTCTTTGTCAATCCCACGCCAGCCCAGGTTGTCAACCTGTCCCTTTCCATCTCTGCCCCCGGCTTTAGCGACCCGTACCTCGAGCACGTCCTGGAGCAGGTGACCCAGCAAGGTCTGGTGGTGGTGGCCTCGAGCGGCAATGCCGACCTGCCCGCAGTGGGTTACCCCGCCTCCTCACCTTTTGTCATCGCGGTAGGGGCCACCGATGCCAGCCAGGCCCGGGCCCACTGGCTGAGCGGCTACGCCTCCAACTATGGCGAGGGGCTCGAGTTCGTGGCCCCGGGCACCGGGGTGCCGGTAGCCCACGGGCCCAACCCAGGGGCGTATGCCCTGGCCTATGGCACCTCGGCCTCGGCACCTTTCATCAGCGGGGCCATCGGTCTGTACCTGCTGCAGCAGCAACTGCTGGGCCAGACACCCCCCAGCAGCCCCAGCGCCCGGCTGGCCCAGGTGCGCGCCTGCCTCACAAGCGCCGCGCAAAACTCCGCAGCCTGGGACAGTCAGATCGGCTATGGCCTGGTCGATGTGGGCAAAGTGGTGGAACCCAGCAACCCGCCCTGCTTCCCCAGGGGGTAA
- a CDS encoding carbohydrate ABC transporter permease, with amino-acid sequence MRWLGHMLVWTVAFLVALPFIWMAYAAFIPPEAVFSGEIFGRMGFSLANFEVLGREGFWEGFWGRLLFSVLLTGSVTLLQLTTGFLAAYAIKEGAKILPFFLVLLAIPVELLLVPLYGVLAGLKLLDTIWALVLPFAASPFIVYLLFQGMRTVPEELLEAARLDGAGHRVLLLRILLPLLRPQLIAAGVLAFAAHWNLVLYPRIVAGSKELKTVQTWITDLQRQNPADWGPLSAAALVATLPLIIVYLLYERRIVETFEEGLKG; translated from the coding sequence ATGCGCTGGCTAGGGCACATGCTGGTATGGACAGTGGCCTTTTTGGTGGCCCTGCCCTTTATCTGGATGGCCTATGCAGCTTTTATTCCGCCCGAGGCGGTATTTAGTGGCGAGATATTTGGGCGAATGGGGTTTAGTCTGGCCAACTTCGAAGTGCTGGGCCGGGAGGGTTTCTGGGAAGGTTTTTGGGGGCGTTTGCTGTTCTCGGTACTCCTGACCGGGAGTGTGACCCTGCTACAGCTCACCACCGGCTTTTTGGCCGCTTACGCCATCAAGGAGGGCGCTAAGATTCTGCCGTTCTTTTTGGTATTGCTGGCTATCCCGGTTGAACTGCTGCTGGTGCCCCTGTACGGAGTCCTGGCAGGACTGAAGTTGTTGGACACTATTTGGGCCTTGGTGCTGCCCTTTGCAGCTAGCCCCTTTATTGTGTACCTGCTGTTCCAGGGGATGCGCACCGTTCCGGAAGAGCTGCTCGAGGCTGCCCGGCTCGATGGGGCCGGCCACCGCGTTTTGCTCTTGCGTATCCTGCTCCCGCTTTTGCGCCCTCAACTAATAGCCGCGGGCGTACTGGCCTTCGCCGCCCACTGGAACCTGGTGCTCTATCCGCGAATTGTGGCTGGCAGTAAAGAACTAAAAACCGTTCAAACCTGGATTACCGACCTACAGCGCCAAAACCCAGCCGACTGGGGCCCCCTATCGGCAGCGGCCCTGGTTGCAACCCTGCCCTTAATCATTGTTTACCTGCTTTACGAGCGGAGAATAGTTGAGACTTTCGAGGAAGGCCTCAAAGGGTGA
- a CDS encoding carbohydrate ABC transporter permease, translating to MGRNNAFSFALPAVVTLGLFLLYPFLDVLRFSTWDWSGLSEPRPIGLENYHNILRDPDFYKSLRITLIFGAMTLLPFVLLSVLLALALDGQPYERPIKALLFLPGLVTLGGAAVAWYTLFSPEYGALASLVPVPRWDQSPFWALVLIMLFTIWRHIGYGVLVVSARLKAIPKALLEAAAVDGATPAQSFRFITLPLLRPAITFLMVIGTVLTLQGYTAVFLLTRGGPFGGTEVLGYYLYKTGFEAGRLGYAAALTVVILLLTLSFALAQARLLREER from the coding sequence ATGGGCCGCAATAATGCTTTCTCGTTTGCTCTCCCAGCAGTTGTTACGCTGGGTCTGTTTTTGCTGTACCCGTTTTTAGATGTGCTGCGCTTTTCAACCTGGGACTGGTCGGGTTTATCCGAGCCCAGACCTATTGGCCTCGAGAACTACCACAATATTCTGCGCGACCCCGATTTTTACAAGAGCCTGCGCATCACCCTGATTTTTGGTGCCATGACCCTGCTGCCTTTTGTCCTGCTTTCGGTGCTGCTAGCTCTGGCTTTGGACGGCCAGCCCTATGAACGCCCCATCAAGGCCCTGCTCTTTTTGCCGGGGCTAGTTACGCTGGGGGGGGCCGCGGTGGCCTGGTACACCCTATTTTCACCTGAATATGGCGCGCTGGCCTCGCTGGTTCCGGTGCCGCGCTGGGATCAGAGCCCCTTCTGGGCTTTGGTACTGATAATGCTTTTTACTATCTGGCGGCACATCGGCTATGGGGTGCTGGTGGTCTCGGCCCGGCTAAAGGCCATTCCCAAGGCCCTGCTCGAGGCTGCCGCCGTAGATGGGGCTACCCCGGCCCAGTCCTTCCGCTTCATTACCCTGCCCCTACTGCGCCCGGCCATTACTTTTCTGATGGTGATCGGTACCGTTCTAACCCTGCAGGGCTACACCGCGGTATTTTTGTTGACCCGTGGGGGCCCCTTTGGAGGTACCGAGGTACTCGGCTACTACCTCTACAAAACCGGCTTTGAAGCAGGGCGTCTGGGTTATGCGGCGGCCCTTACGGTGGTTATACTTCTGCTAACCCTGAGCTTTGCCTTGGCCCAAGCCCGGCTCTTGCGGGAGGAAAGGTGA